A genomic stretch from Mycobacterium malmoense includes:
- the gjpA gene encoding outer membrane porin GjpA, with amino-acid sequence MELTTRPWITASVALAGASVIALTPTAPCPPEVHISAVALTDSFDFITPWIDTFNNASSDTTELFDHFFQAPLPALQQVLVNQADYLDSFVQNPANIGDVLTQIGDNLQNTAQTMVLAGAPKDIVTATLPHTMEAYHLEVYNLLPFVLQDFLHITNPTELQAITAVVNLMSSPPSGVLIGAAGPFVSPVVELSNDIQNILGALSSTTPNFGAALSELINIPASLTNAFFNGATLNLSAILPLLSQSGVLPSGIDFTYLGIAFGGLLTPGITNGDYPNNLGIGGSLFNSLAFSLDKPLAVTLGGVPTGPLGALENLSQILADTLGWNTTGNPLTQLSFPLIPTDLTTILSTDLTTTLNNNLTGLAAALPTQLSTTLLTELTTNIPHLLLSLIPF; translated from the coding sequence ATGGAACTGACCACCCGTCCCTGGATCACCGCCAGCGTCGCCCTGGCCGGAGCTAGCGTCATCGCCCTCACCCCGACGGCGCCCTGCCCACCCGAGGTCCACATCTCAGCCGTGGCGCTCACCGACAGCTTCGACTTCATCACCCCCTGGATAGACACCTTCAACAACGCCTCCAGCGACACCACAGAGCTTTTCGACCACTTCTTCCAAGCCCCCTTACCCGCGCTGCAACAAGTGCTCGTCAACCAGGCCGACTACCTGGACAGCTTCGTGCAAAACCCCGCCAACATCGGCGATGTCCTCACCCAAATCGGGGACAACCTACAAAACACGGCGCAAACCATGGTGCTCGCCGGCGCGCCCAAAGACATTGTCACCGCGACACTTCCCCACACCATGGAGGCCTACCACCTCGAGGTCTACAACCTGCTCCCGTTCGTGCTCCAAGACTTCCTGCACATCACCAACCCCACCGAACTACAAGCCATCACCGCAGTGGTGAACTTGATGTCCTCACCACCAAGCGGAGTCCTCATCGGCGCAGCCGGCCCGTTCGTTAGCCCCGTCGTCGAACTCAGCAACGACATCCAAAACATCCTCGGCGCCCTTAGCAGCACCACCCCCAATTTCGGTGCCGCACTAAGCGAACTGATCAACATCCCCGCCAGCCTCACCAACGCCTTCTTCAACGGCGCCACCCTCAACCTCTCCGCAATCTTGCCGCTACTCTCCCAATCCGGTGTCCTACCCTCCGGCATCGACTTCACCTACCTCGGCATCGCCTTCGGCGGACTACTCACCCCCGGAATCACCAACGGCGACTACCCCAACAACCTGGGCATCGGCGGCTCCCTATTCAACTCCCTAGCCTTTAGCCTCGACAAACCCCTGGCCGTCACCCTCGGCGGCGTCCCCACCGGACCCCTAGGCGCCCTAGAAAACCTCTCCCAAATCCTGGCCGACACCCTCGGCTGGAACACCACCGGCAACCCCCTAACCCAACTCAGCTTCCCCCTCATCCCCACCGACCTCACCACCATCCTCAGCACCGACCTCACCACCACACTCAACAACAACCTCACCGGACTCGCCGCCGCACTACCCACCCAACTCAGCACCACCCTGCTCACCGAACTCACCACCAACATCCCCCACCTACTACTCAGCCTCATACCGTTCTGA
- a CDS encoding PE family protein, translating to MSYVITRPGLLTAAAGNLSTIGASMGAANAAVEGPTTQVVAPAADQVSALVATQFAAHGLAYQTVALIAGQIHEAFASALAIGGTAYAVTEATNIAVAS from the coding sequence GTGTCATATGTGATCACGCGACCGGGGTTGTTGACGGCGGCGGCGGGGAATTTGTCGACGATCGGTGCGTCGATGGGTGCGGCGAATGCGGCGGTGGAGGGGCCAACGACACAAGTGGTTGCGCCGGCGGCTGACCAAGTGTCGGCCTTGGTGGCCACGCAGTTCGCCGCGCATGGATTGGCGTATCAGACGGTCGCGCTGATCGCTGGTCAGATTCATGAGGCATTTGCCAGCGCTTTGGCCATCGGCGGCACGGCGTATGCGGTGACCGAGGCGACCAACATCGCCGTGGCTAGCTAG
- a CDS encoding PPE family protein — MYAGPGSGPLVEAATAWEELATDLYATAASYQSVIANLTSGWSGPSAMAMASAAVPYVSWMSATAAAAAQAGAQANAAVGAFEAAFAMTVPPAEIAVNRALLAALIATNILGQNSPAIAALEAQYGEMWAQDVAAMNGYAVSAQAAVQVPELSTPPAMTNAASPLAGIPDGASVVAALTALGTEVQTALGSLTTSAPVAELLNFTGLSSLVNGTGLSQSSIYSLEAGYYGVMMASTPARMFMSMGNSASSSGMGLTGSSESLLTSIGQFVDGKMQLVVGGVTNQLKSWGGSISAQLAHASKIGGLSIPPGWSTAAQGVGMSRAAPVLPPTNVASPALSQASAMPQSPFAQALMGALSGRGLGGIAGKMPAKVMPRSPAGG, encoded by the coding sequence ATGTATGCCGGTCCGGGGTCGGGGCCGTTGGTGGAGGCGGCGACGGCCTGGGAGGAGCTGGCGACGGATTTGTACGCGACGGCGGCGTCGTATCAGTCGGTGATCGCGAATTTGACCAGTGGGTGGTCGGGACCTTCGGCGATGGCGATGGCTTCAGCGGCCGTTCCCTATGTGTCATGGATGAGTGCGACGGCGGCAGCGGCCGCCCAGGCCGGTGCGCAGGCCAACGCGGCGGTGGGTGCGTTTGAGGCGGCGTTTGCCATGACGGTGCCTCCGGCAGAGATTGCGGTAAATCGGGCATTGCTAGCGGCGCTGATCGCGACGAACATCTTGGGTCAAAACAGCCCGGCGATCGCGGCCCTGGAAGCCCAGTATGGGGAGATGTGGGCCCAAGACGTGGCGGCGATGAACGGCTATGCGGTGTCGGCGCAGGCGGCGGTGCAGGTGCCGGAGTTGAGTACCCCGCCGGCGATGACGAATGCGGCCAGTCCCTTGGCGGGTATCCCGGATGGGGCGAGCGTGGTGGCGGCGTTGACGGCGTTGGGGACTGAGGTGCAAACGGCGTTGGGTTCGTTGACGACGTCGGCTCCGGTCGCCGAGTTGTTGAACTTCACCGGTCTGAGTTCGTTGGTGAATGGGACCGGTTTGAGCCAGTCGTCGATCTATTCGTTAGAGGCGGGGTATTACGGGGTGATGATGGCCAGCACCCCGGCGCGGATGTTCATGAGCATGGGCAACTCGGCCAGTTCCTCGGGGATGGGATTGACCGGCAGCAGCGAGTCGTTGTTGACTAGTATCGGTCAGTTCGTTGACGGCAAGATGCAGTTGGTGGTGGGTGGGGTGACCAATCAGCTCAAGTCGTGGGGCGGCTCGATTTCGGCGCAGCTGGCCCACGCCAGCAAGATTGGGGGGCTCTCGATCCCGCCGGGCTGGTCCACGGCGGCGCAGGGAGTGGGGATGAGCCGGGCCGCGCCGGTACTACCGCCAACCAATGTGGCCAGCCCGGCGTTGTCGCAGGCCTCGGCCATGCCCCAAAGCCCGTTTGCCCAAGCACTCATGGGAGCACTGAGCGGACGCGGCCTGGGCGGCATCGCCGGCAAGATGCCCGCCAAGGTCATGCCCCGCTCACCAGCCGGCGGATAA